The Flaviramulus sp. BrNp1-15 genome includes the window TAGGAGTTACTTTAGCAGTATAAATTTTTATTAATCTAAAAAAAAGTAATAAACTAATTAAAACATGAAGCCTTGATAGGTAGCAAGGTGTTATTTATTTTTCTTATTGAGTAAAAAAATGCCAAATGATTGAAATTTGGCATTTTTTTGTTGATAACCCTTTTTTATTTTAACATTTCCCAATCAAAATTATAAGTAATTTTAAAGAGCTACTCAAACAGCATAACCTTTAATTTTACTGTAATGAACCCAAAATCTACCATAAAAGGACGTGGAGCACAACTTAATGTGCATAATCGTTTCTTTCAATTAAGTCATGAAATGCGTGATGACTTTTTAGAATTTTGCCATAAAGAAGGGGAACAACCCGATAAAAACAAAACGCTATACCTACCTGTTTTTCCTAAAACAATAGTTAACAAAGTAAAAAGTCCAGATGTTGGTATGGCGTATTCTATGAATGCTTATCAAGGTTGCGAACACGGTTGTATTTATTGTTATGCCAGAAACACCCACGAATATTGGGGTTATAGTGCAGGTTTAGATTTTGAACGACGTATTCTAGTAAAAAAAGATGCTTCAATATTATTAGAAAATTTACTAAAAAAGAAAAATTGGAAAGCTTACCCTATTGTTATGTCTGGTAATACAGATTGTTATCAACCAGCAGAAAAACAATTTAAAATCACAAGACAATGTTTGGAGATGTTTTTAAAATATAAACATCCTGTTTCAATTATCACAAAAAACGCTTTGATTCTAAGGGATTTAGAGATTTTGAAAGCTTTAGCAAAAGATAACCTTATTAGTGTAAATGTGTCTGTGACTTCATTATCTGAAAAGACAAGACAGGTTTTAGAACCAAGAACTGCAACCATAAAAAAACGTTTAGAAACAGTTAAAGTGTTAAGTGATAGCGGAATACCAGTAAATGTGATGTTAGCACCCATAATCCCGTCAATAAATAGTCATGAAATTTTGCCATTAGCAAAGGCGGCTTCAGAAAACGGGGCATTATCTATTGCACATACAATTATTAGACTTAATGGCGCTATTGGTGAAATTTTTACAGATTGGATTAAAAAAACAATGCCCGATAGAGCAGATAAAGTATTGCACCAAATAGAAAGTTGCCATGGAGGTACCCTAAACGATTCTAGATATAAAACAAGAATGCGAGGAGAAGGTAAAATAGCAGAACAAATAAATAATCTTGTACGATTAGCAAGACTTAAGTATTTTAAGGATAAAGCTATGCCAAAGTTAAATTGCAATTTACATGAGCAGTTTAAATATGGGCAAATAAAACTTTTTTAAATAAAAAAAGCGGGTAAATATTTACCCGCTTTTGATAATAAAATTAATTTTTAAATTTCTCTAGATGTTTTTTGTAAAAGTTCTACCTTCTGATTGAAGTACAATTCTATAATTGCCTTTTTCTGAACCGGTTAACTTGTAAATTTTCTGAATATTTTTAGTGTTTTCAATTTCTTCAGAATGCATAAGCTCAGTATTACTAGAGTTTATAAAGTAAATATCTACTTTTAAAGGCTCTTTGTTTAAAGCAAGTTTAGTTACATAAACTAAATTGTCTTTAATTCTAATGTAAGGTTTGTAAATTAATTTTTCTTCTTCTTTGTTAAATACAACATTACCAGACAATACAGTAAAAGGAATGGTGTTAATTTCTAAATCTTTATCTAATTCAAAGATATATTCACCATTAGGAAGCGATGTTAAATCAAATCCTTTAGTATAAACCCCGGTTTTCTGTATTAGTTCTTTATATAAAATCACACCGTTATCATCAATAATTGATAATAGGTTTCCTTCCTTTACATTTAAAGAAATTAGAGTTCTTTTTGCGTCATTTTTAACTGTGAAAAATGAAATTTCATTTGCGAAACTTAACAAGGTAGCAAACATTGTTACCATTAAGATTCCTTTTTTGGAGTGTTTAATTACGTTTCTCATGATTTGGTTTTTTTAACGTTCAACACCACAAATGTATGTTGGTTTTTAAATTTGTAAAACATTGATATTGATGAATTTGTATGCTATTTTATCTGTTATTCTTATATTATGTTTATGTTAAATTAAAATAGAATAGATACATGTTAAATGAGTATAAATTGTATAAAAAATTAAAAATGATTTTTTTGGAAGGAAACAAATAAGTTAATGTGGTTTCAAAAAAAAAGTGAGCCACCACAGCTCACTTTTACCAACTAAACTAAATAAGACATTAAACTAATTATTAATGAATTTTGTCACTCTTGAGAGTATATTTTAATCAGTTAACTTAACAAACCTAAAATACGACTACCACAATTGTATTATGGGTTATTTTAGTTAAGCTAAACATGATTTAGATTTAATAATGTTTAACACTACAAAGATATGCCTGTGATGTAGTTTAGAAAACATCAATTTTGACTTATTTATATGCTATTTTAACCGTTAAATAAATGTTAACAAGATGTTAAGACAAAATAACATATAATTATGATAAAAAAGCACATGTAGTAAACACTATATGTAGTAAATTTGTACTAAAATTACCCAATATGATTATTAAGAAGCCTACATTAGAAAAAGTTAGTCCAAGTTTTGGAAGCTCAATACTTATAAAAGAGCATGCAGATAGGGTGGATAAGAATAATGCTTTTTGGCATTTTCATCCAGAATTAGAACTGGTTTACGTTAATAAAGGTCAAGGTAAAACGCACATTGGCAATCATTTATCATACTTTAATAACAGTCAGCTTATATTAATAGGAGCCAACTTACCTCATAATGGATTTGCAGATAGATTAACTGCAAACGGCACCGAAACTATTATACAGTTTAAAGCAGATTTTTTAGGAGAAGATTTTATAAAAATTCCTGAAATGGTAAATGTCTCGGCTTTATTTGATCGTGCTAAGAAAGGAATTAAATTTGGGATTGAAACCAAACAAAAAATAGGACCCAAAATAGTAAAGCTAACAGAAAAAAAAGGGCTGAAACGTGTTTTTAAGTTTTTAGAAATATTAGACTATTTAGGAAATACAAATGATTACACATTATTAAATGCTGATGGTGTTGCGCTAGAAACTAATCCGCAAGACAGCGATAAAATTAGTGTTATATATAAGTATGTCAATACTAACTTTCAGCAGCATATAACTCTAGATGAAATTGCTAATAAAGTAAGCATGACGGTACCTGCATTTTGTAGATATTTTAAGAAAACTACAGGAAAAACATTTACACAATTAGTAAACGAATATCGTGTAGTGCATGCAACTAAGCTTTTAAATGAAAGCAAAATGAGTATTGCTGATATTTGTTTTGAATGCGGATTTAATAATTTCTCACATTTTAACAAGCAGTTTAACGAAATTACTGGTAAAAGTGCTTCAAATTATAGAAAGGAAATTAAGCATATTATTCAATAACTTAGAGTTTGCCATTCCATTCATTATAAAATTGTTTTAGATACAATTCCATAAAAGCATGTCTTTCTGAAGCAATTTTTTCCCCGGTTTTGGTATTCATTCTATCTTTTAAAAGGAGTAATTTTTCATAAAAATGATTAATGGTTGGCGCAGTTGAGCTTTTGTACTCTGCTTTACTCATGTTTAGGTTTGGTTTAATTTCTGGGTTGTAAAGTTGCCTGTTTTTAAAGCCACCATAATTAAAGCAGCGAGCAATACCTATGGCACCAATAGCATCTAACCTATCTGCATCCTGTATAACATTTAATTCTGGCGAGGTAAATTTTTGAGCTTCATTTCCGCCTTTAAAGGATATGTTTTCAATGATATTAACTACATGTTCAATTACTGATGAATCTACATTCAATTTAAATAAAAATTCACGAGCTATTTTGGGCCCAATGGTTTCATCACCATTATGAAATTTACTATCGGCTATATCGTGAAGTAAAGCACCAAGTGAAACAACAAATAAATCTACACCCTCATTTTTAGAGATGAGCAAAGCATTATTATATACTCTTAACGTATGAAACCAGTCATGACCACCTTCTGCACCAATTAAGGTTTCTTTTACAAATTCTTTAGTTTTGTTGATTGTTTCTTCGGAAGTAAGCATAGGTTAAAAATAAAAATTCCTTTCGTGAATGAAAGGAATTGATTTATATATTTCGTGAAATAGTAATATTATTTTAAAATAGCAGGCTCAACCCATTTAAACTGAAACGAATTTTCAGGTATTTTAATACGTTCAGATAATCTATACATTCTAGTAGGAAGTTTCATTAAATAATCTCTAGCTTTTTCAGCTTCATCAGTTAAGTTGGTAATTTTATCAATTTCCCAACGTTTAATAAGTTTGTCTAAAATATCCACGTAATCAGTAGAAGTGTAAACACCTATGCGTTGAGCAGTATTTGAAAACTCTTCAAAAGCCGTACTAATTTTATTTCCAGACTCTCTTAAAAAGTGAGCTGGCATTGCAATTTTGAGTTTCATCATATCGTAAAAAGCCATCATCATTTGGCTAGGGTCTACTTTAAAAATACGTTCAACAAACTCAGAATATGCGTGGTGGTGTCTCATCTCATCTCCAGAAATAATCTGGCACATTTTTCCTAATTGTTTATTGCCATTTTTCTTGGCTATTTTTGCGACTCTATTATGTGAAATATAAGTTGCTAGCTCTTGAAAGCTGGTGTATACAAAGTTTTTATAGGGGTCTCTATCTGTACCAATATCAAATCCATCTGCGATTAGATATTGAGTGGTTTTTTCAATTTCGCGCATATTTACACGTCCAGAAAGATAAAGGTATTTGTTAAGTACATCGCCGTGTCTGTTTTCTTCACCCGTCCAATGGCGTACCCATTTAGCCCAAGGATTTTCTCGGTCTTTTTGTTTTACGCCTTCAATATCCATAAGCCAAGATTCGTAAGTAGGTAATGCTTCTTCAGTAATCATATCACCTACTAAAACCACCCAAAAATCATAAGGTAATTCTTTTGAAAGCTCGCGTATTTCTTTTACTTCTTCAAAAAAACTGTCACTTTCAGAGTTTGGTAAAAAATCTGTAGGTTGCCATATTTTTTCTATTGGGATAAGGTATTTTTTTATTAGAGATTCGACGTCTTTTTCCAAAAACTTCATCACTTCCAATCGCACATTTTTTAACGACATAAATAAGTTTTAAAGGTGTATATGTTCTTTTATAGTGGTTTCAATACTATGTATTAAATTTTCTTTATTGGTAAAGGTAGATAATTTTATA containing:
- a CDS encoding PA0069 family radical SAM protein; protein product: MNPKSTIKGRGAQLNVHNRFFQLSHEMRDDFLEFCHKEGEQPDKNKTLYLPVFPKTIVNKVKSPDVGMAYSMNAYQGCEHGCIYCYARNTHEYWGYSAGLDFERRILVKKDASILLENLLKKKNWKAYPIVMSGNTDCYQPAEKQFKITRQCLEMFLKYKHPVSIITKNALILRDLEILKALAKDNLISVNVSVTSLSEKTRQVLEPRTATIKKRLETVKVLSDSGIPVNVMLAPIIPSINSHEILPLAKAASENGALSIAHTIIRLNGAIGEIFTDWIKKTMPDRADKVLHQIESCHGGTLNDSRYKTRMRGEGKIAEQINNLVRLARLKYFKDKAMPKLNCNLHEQFKYGQIKLF
- a CDS encoding AraC family transcriptional regulator, which codes for MIIKKPTLEKVSPSFGSSILIKEHADRVDKNNAFWHFHPELELVYVNKGQGKTHIGNHLSYFNNSQLILIGANLPHNGFADRLTANGTETIIQFKADFLGEDFIKIPEMVNVSALFDRAKKGIKFGIETKQKIGPKIVKLTEKKGLKRVFKFLEILDYLGNTNDYTLLNADGVALETNPQDSDKISVIYKYVNTNFQQHITLDEIANKVSMTVPAFCRYFKKTTGKTFTQLVNEYRVVHATKLLNESKMSIADICFECGFNNFSHFNKQFNEITGKSASNYRKEIKHIIQ
- a CDS encoding HD domain-containing protein — translated: MLTSEETINKTKEFVKETLIGAEGGHDWFHTLRVYNNALLISKNEGVDLFVVSLGALLHDIADSKFHNGDETIGPKIAREFLFKLNVDSSVIEHVVNIIENISFKGGNEAQKFTSPELNVIQDADRLDAIGAIGIARCFNYGGFKNRQLYNPEIKPNLNMSKAEYKSSTAPTINHFYEKLLLLKDRMNTKTGEKIASERHAFMELYLKQFYNEWNGKL
- a CDS encoding acyl-ACP desaturase → MSLKNVRLEVMKFLEKDVESLIKKYLIPIEKIWQPTDFLPNSESDSFFEEVKEIRELSKELPYDFWVVLVGDMITEEALPTYESWLMDIEGVKQKDRENPWAKWVRHWTGEENRHGDVLNKYLYLSGRVNMREIEKTTQYLIADGFDIGTDRDPYKNFVYTSFQELATYISHNRVAKIAKKNGNKQLGKMCQIISGDEMRHHHAYSEFVERIFKVDPSQMMMAFYDMMKLKIAMPAHFLRESGNKISTAFEEFSNTAQRIGVYTSTDYVDILDKLIKRWEIDKITNLTDEAEKARDYLMKLPTRMYRLSERIKIPENSFQFKWVEPAILK